In one Rutidosis leptorrhynchoides isolate AG116_Rl617_1_P2 chromosome 8, CSIRO_AGI_Rlap_v1, whole genome shotgun sequence genomic region, the following are encoded:
- the LOC139864976 gene encoding uncharacterized protein, translating to MNSRKPISCLVYLSHIITFLFSSGFIVIFLATGTTISASYDGNETDHMALLSFKKMITRDPYGVLNSWNTSFHFCDWSGVSCGKRHRRVTALQLISQGLEGSLSPHVGNLTFLRQFVLSNNSFQGSIPQDLGRLSRLRVLVLELNQFTGVIPTNLSGCSNLENIFLEHNQLVGSIPKEVGLLSKLTSLSLDENNLTGGIPSSLGNLTSIQVFVISSNPLGGNIPDTLGRWKSLRFFAAGECKLYGTIPRSLYNLSFLTTLFLPMNQLSGTIPSDIGATLPNLDWLALWENQLGGFLPPSISNCSKLIKLQIDTNNIRGTVTIDFGKLSDITIISLDDTNLHGRAAAGEMKFIDTLKNCSKLKTLSFSNCSFEGVLPRSIGNLSDQFEELNVEGNMLSGNIPSGIGNLVGLSVLELSTNQFTGKIPSVIGNLQNLQYFGLFQNQLSGWIPDAIGNLSVLDTLYLDTNALEGNIPSRLGNCHQLSKLTLFDNKLSGIIPKEILQLSSLTFTLDLSYNNLSGLVPTEVGDLNMLSYLDFSDNRLSGNIPSSLGSCTSLTFLSLKGNLFQGMIPSSLSSLRGLETLDISYNNLSGKIPQFFERFSLQYFNLSFNDFEGEVPVVGVFANSSAFSILGNSRLCGGLVELDLRKCKETKKHSEKKFPLFVIFILIVSALVSILGFVYLFCKRKSKDQVPQSSSMNGKFLKVSYGLLLKATNGFSEANLIGKGGFSSVYKGTLDEDDKLVAIKVLHLQNRGANRSFTAECEVWRSIRHRNLLKIITSCSGVDFQGNDFKALIYEFMPNGSLHDWLHSSVHASRLKLLQRINILIDVAIALDYLHNYCIPSIVHGDLKPSNILLDEGMVAHVGDFGLARSLGTDIILNSSSVIKGTIGYAPPEYGVGNEMTSSGDIYSYGILLLEVMIGKKPTDDTFKEGVSLHDFASMALPNHVNDIIDGELLNIHHEDYVNVRSRLSNAKIIEECVALTVKIGVSCSMDSPTQRMNIKNVVHELQHILDAIQCI from the exons ATGAATTCAAGGAAACCAATATCCTGCTTAGTATATTTATCTCATAttattacttttctgttttcttctGGTTTTATTGTTATATTTCTTGCGACTGGCACCACCATCTCAGCTTCCTATGATGGAAACGAGACCGATCACATGGCATTGTTATCGTTCAAGAAGATGATCACACGAGACCCTTATGGAGTTTTAAACTCATGGAACACCTCTTTCCATTTCTGTGATTGGAGTGGTGTTTCATGTGGAAAACGACATAGAAGAGTGACTGCTCTACAACTGATTTCGCAAGGTCTAGAAGGCTCTTTGTCTCCTCATGTGGGAAACCTTACCTTCCTTCGTCAATTTGTACTTTCAAACAACAGTTTTCAAGGAAGCATCCCTCAAGATCTGGGTCGTTTATCCAGACTACGAGTCCTTGTTCTTGAGCTAAACCAATTTACCGGAGTCATTCCAACTAACTTGTCTGGTTGTTCCAATCTTGAAAATATTTTCCTTGAACATAACCAGCTAGTTGGAAGCATACCTAAGGAGGTTGGTTTGCTCTCGAAACTTACTTCTCTTTCACTTGATGAAAATAACTTAACTGGTGGAATCCCATCTTCCTTGGGGAATCTCACATCGATTCAAGTGTTCGTAATTTCATCAAATCCTTTGGGTGGGAACATTCCGGACACCTTAGGCAGATGGAAAAGTTTAAGATTTTTTGCGGCTGGAGAGTGTAAACTGTATGGAACGATCCCTCGTTCCCTCTATAACCTCTCGTTTCTAACTACTTTGTTCTTGCCTATGAATCAACTTAGCGGTACTATTCCATCCGACATTGGTGCAACACTCCCAAATCTTGACTGGCTTGCGTTATGGGAGAACCAACTCGGTGGATTTCTTCCACCCTCCATATCTAATTGTTCGAAATTAATAAAACTTCAAATTGATACCAATAACATTAGAGGGACGGTGACCATTGACTTTGGAAAATTAAGTGATATTACTATAATATCCTTGGATGATACCAACCTCCATGGGCGTGCAGCTGCTGGTGAAATGAAGTTTATCGATACGTTGAAAAACTGCAGCAAATTGAAGACGCTCAGCTTTTCTAATTGCAGTTTTGAAGGAGTTCTTCCAAGATCCATTGGTAATCTTTCGGATCAATTCGAAGAATTAAATGTAGAAGGGAATATGTTGTCTGGAAACATCCCTTCAGGGATAGGCAATCTGGTTGGATTAAGCGTTTTAGAATTATCAACAAATCAATTCACGGGAAAAATACCTTCTGTTATTGGTAACCTTCAAAATCTACAATATTTTGGTCTATTCCAGAACCAACTTTCAGGGTGGATCCCAGATGCAATCGGCAACTTATCGGTATTAGATACTCTTTATTTAGATACAAATGCACTCGAAGGCAATATTCCATCACGCCTGGGAAACTGTCACCAATTATCAAAATTGACCCTTTTTGACAACAAACTTAGCGGCATCATACCAAAAGAAATTTTACAACTTTCTTCACTAACGTTCACATTAGATCTATCTTATAACAATTTGTCTGGTTTAGTTCCAACAGAGGTTGGAGACCTCAATATGTTGAGTTATCTAGATTTTTCCGATAATCGTTTATCGGGTAACATACCTAGTAGCCTTGGTAGTTGTACTAGCCTTACATTTTTATCCCTCAAGGGAAACTTATTTCAAGGCATGATACCATCTTCGTTAAGTTCACTAAGAGGACTGGAAACACTTGATATTTCTTATAATAATTTATCAGGCAAAATCCCACAGTTCTTTGAACGGTTCTCGTTACAATATTTTAACCTATCCTTTAATGATTTTGAGGGTGAAGTACCGGTAGTAGGAGTGTTTGCTAATTCAAGTGCGTTTTCAATTTTGGGCAATAGTAGGCTTTGTGGTGGCTTGGTTGAACTCGATTTACGCAAATGCAAGGAGACGAAGAAACATAGTGAAAAAAAGTTTCCTCTTTTTGTGATATTCATTTTGATTGTGTCTGCACTCGTCAGCATATTAGGTTTCGTGTACCTTTTTTGTAAAAGGAAAAGCAAGGATCAAGTGCCTCAATCATCATCGATGAATGGGAAATTCTTGAAAGTTTCATACGGCCTTCTTCTGAAAGCTACCAATGGCTTCTCAGAAGCCAATTTAATTGGCAAGGGCGGGTTTAGTTCTGTTTATAAAGGAACACTTGATGAAGATGACAAATTGGTTGCAATCAAAGTATTACATCTTCAAAACCGAGGAGCAAATAGAAGCTTTACAGCTGAGTGCGAAGTATGGCGGAGTATCCGACATCGTAATTTGTTGAAGATAATAACCTCATGTTCTGGTGTTGACTTTCAAGGAAATGATTTCAAAGCTTTGATTTACGAGTTCATGCCTAATGGGAGTTTACACGATTGGCTGCATTCAAGTGTACATGCCTCTAGACTGAAACTTCTTCAAAGAATAAATATTCTCATTGACGTCGCAATTGCACTTGATTATCTTCACAATTACTGCATACCAAGCATTGTGCATGGTGACTTGAAGCCTAGCAACATTCTACTTGATGAAGGTATGGTGGCCCATGTTGGAGACTTTGGTTTAGCTCGATCACTTGGAACAGATATAATCCTAAACAGCTCATCTGTCATCAAAGGAACAATTGGTTATGCACCACCAG AGTATGGTGTTGGAAATGAGATGACAAGCAGTGGGGATATCTATAGTTACGGAATATTATTATTGGAAGTGATGATTGGGAAAAAGCCGACAGATGACACATTTAAGGAAGGTGTTAGTCTTCATGATTTTGCTTCCATGGCCTTACCAAATCATGTAAATGATATTATCGATGGGGAACTTTTAAATATTCATCATGAGGATTATGTCAATGTGAGAAGTAGGCTTTCAAATGCAAAGATTATAGAGGAATGTGTGGCTTTAACTGTGAAGATTGGAGTATCATGCTCTATGGACTCCCCAACTCAACGGATGAATATCAAAAATGTTGTCCATGAGTTGCAACATATTTTGGATGCAATTCAATGTATTTGA